In Siniperca chuatsi isolate FFG_IHB_CAS linkage group LG20, ASM2008510v1, whole genome shotgun sequence, the following proteins share a genomic window:
- the reep3b gene encoding receptor expression-enhancing protein 3 isoform X3, producing MFGTLYPAYYSYKAVKTKNVKEYVRWMMYWIVFALYTVVETITDLTLAWFPLYYELKIAIVIWLLSPYTRGASLIYRKCLHPLLSSREREIDEYIVQAKERSYETMVNFGKQGLSIAASAAVTAAVKGQGAITEKLRSLSMHDLTQISQQDDRGNQLYQYSSHSANPAIRRSQSTDAADEAEYFYDQEERTDEEAEPTFSEDEAVSQKGLRRSQSVKISRSRVRKDARYGSLKIKGKKRPALNSVNYGL from the exons gtgCGATGGATGATGTACTGGATTGTGTTTGCCCTCTACACTGTGGTGGAGACCATCACCGACCTAACACTGGCATG GTTTCCTCTGTACTACGAGCTGAAGATAGCCATTGTGATCTGGCTGCTGTCCCCCTACACCAGAGGAGCAAGTCTCATTTACAGGAAGTGTCTGCACCCTTTGTTGTCCTCCAGGGAGAGG GAAATAGATGAGTATATTGTGCAGGCCAAAGAGAGGAGCTATGAGACCATGGTCAACTTTGGTAAGCAGGGACTGAGCATCGCAGCCTCAGCCGCTGTCACTGCAGCTGTGAAG ggtCAAGGTGCCATCACAGAGAAGCTGCGTAGCCTGAGTATGCACGACCTAACACAGATAAGCCAGCAGGATGACCGAGGGAACCAGCTCTACCAGTACAGCTCCCACTCAGCCAACCCCGCCATTAGGAGATCTCAGAGCACTGATGCTGCC gacg AAGCTG agtaCTTTTATGaccaggaggagaggacagatgAGGAGGCCGAGCCGACGTTCTCTGAAGACGAGGCTGTCAGTCAGAAAGGACTGAGACGATCGCAGAGTGTCAAGATCTCCCGATCCAGAGTCCGCAAAGAT GCTCGTTACGGATCCCTGAAGATTAAAGGCAAGAAGAGACCAGCGCTGAACTCTGTTAACTATGGACTGTGa
- the nrbf2b gene encoding nuclear receptor-binding factor 2b — protein sequence MTVREGQRHLSCSVSHRKIDSMEVADSPLNLAHQQCRKADRLLAAGKYEEAVSCHGKAADLLTDAMKTTECEQARLSMELQRDSHIKQQRLIQERWKREARREATKARPGPVQPSSSPALLTQTQSTGQLQPHGSPGLSAAECGGFKEREYDTLLFQLQTRQTGGCQPLTPSCPGSKTTKDDKTRLEEQQTTIEDLRRLVDHLMDENQRLVADNERLQSENARLRSEAADFVERSELWVLPQAGAALGTGGGQERKSTGKGKDIAIPQLPPLEMPAQEDLCLDDLPPLELPEDIQNELQELLDRDKL from the exons GCTCATCAGCAGTGCAGGAAGGCAGACCGTTTGCTAGCAGCTGGAAAGTATGAAGAAGCCGTCTCCTGCCATGGAAAAGCAGCAG aTCTTTTGACAGATGCAATGAAGACAACAGAGTGTGAGCAG GCTCGTCTGTCCATGGAGCTGCAAAGGGACAGTCATATCAAACAGCAGCGACTCATCCAAGAGCGCTGGAAGAGAGAGGCTCGTCGTGAGGCAACAAAGGCCCGACCTGGCCCAGTGCAGCCCTCCAGCAGCCCAGCCCTCCTTACCCAAACCCAGTCCACAGGCCAGCTCCAGCCCCATGGTTCCCCAGGCCTCTCAGCTGCAGAGTGTGGAGGATTCAAGGAGAGAGAGTACGACACCTTGCtcttccagcttcagactcggCAGACTGGAGGCTGCCAGCCTTTGACTCCATCGTGCCCTGGATCTAAGACCACCAAAGACGACAAAACTCGCCTGGAAGAACAACAGACCACGATCGAGGACCTGCGGCGACTGGTCGACCACCTGATGGACGAAAACCAGCGGCTGGTGGCCGACAACGAGCGGCTACAATCGGAAAACGCCCGGCTGCGCTCCGAGGCAGCGGACTTTGTGGAGCGTTCGGAGCTCTGGGTACTCCCTCAAGCAGGTGCCGCTTTGGGAACAGGGGGGGGGCAGGAGAGGAAAAGCACGGGGAAGGGGAAGGACATCGCAATCCCTCAGCTGCCACCGCTGGAGATGCCAGCTCAGGAAGATCTGTGTCTGGATGACCTGCCTCCTCTGGAGCTGCCAGAGGACATCCAGAATGAACTACAGGAGCTACTGGACAGGGATAAACTGTGA